ATCGCGGACGAATGGGGGCGTCTGTCGGTTCCAGATCCGCTCCCGGTCGTCGATGGTCTTCTCGCAGCGACTGCCAAGTTTCACGGATTAACGCTCGTCACCCGGAACGTCGACGACGTCCGCGCGACAGGAGTCCCATTACTCAATCCGTTCGAGCCCGGGGCATAAAGTATACGCAGCGGTAGACCTCGCCGTGGCCCGCGCGAGACGACCAGAGCAGAGGACAAAGTGATACGGAGTATGTCGCCGAAAACGTTACGCCTTCTTTGCCTTCGCCGCGCGTAGCGCCTCCTTAAAGCGCGCCAGTCCTTCCTCCAATACGGGCGGGTTCATCCCGAAGCCGATCCGAAACGAATCGGGCTCGCCGAAGAACCGGCCCGGCGCCACGAGGGTGTCACGCGCCTTCAGTTCCTCGACGAGATCATCGACCGACACCCCTCGCAGCTGTACGAAACCCACGGTGCCGGCGTCCGGCGGTGTCCACGAGAGCTCGGATTGTTCCGCGACGAACGCCTCGACGAGGCCGAGGTTGGCCGTTACCGCCTTGGTCGGCGCGGAGGAGAGCTCGGCGACGTGCTCGAACGCCTTGAGCGCCAGCCGCTCGCTCGCGTGTGCCGTCTTGACAGAGAACAAGTCCACGAGCCGCCGCAGTCGCTCGGCGATCGGCGGGTCGGCGAGAATCCAGCCGGCCCGAGCCGCGTCCAGGCCGTAGGCCTTGGTGAGGCTCCGGGTTGTGACGAAGCGCGGAGACAGGAGCGTCGCGGTCCTCTCGCCCTTGTCGTGGAGCCATTCGAGATACACCTCGTCGACGAGCACGTGGAAGTTGCGTTCCTCCGCGAGTCGACCGATCGCTTTCATTGTGCTGCGCGCGGCCAGCCGACCCGAAGGGTTGTGCAGATTCGAAAGGATGACGAGGCGTGTTCGTTTCGTCAGACGATCCTCGATTCGTTTGGGATCGAGGCGGTAGCCTGTATCTCGCGAGCGACCGAACGAATCGACGTCGGCGTGGAAGTAAGACGGGAGCAGTCGAAGAGGCTCGTAGCCGGGGTGCTCGACCAGCGCGACGTCTCCCGGCTCGAGGAAGAGGGCGCAGACGAGATGGTTGGCCATGGAAGCACCCGCAGCGACAACGACGTGCTGCGCGGTGACGCCGTATCGGTCGGCAATCCGCTCGCGAAGGGGCATCCAGCCGTCCTCGTGGTCTTCGGTGAGCGCCCAGTCGTCCGCGCTCATCTGAAGCGCGGAGAGAGGCGGTGGCGGCACTCCGCTCGAGGCGAGGTTGTACCGGACGCCGTGATGGGCTTTTGCCCAGGCGATGTAGGGACTCTCGAGCGGTCGCTGGCTCATCCGTCCTTCCTTTTCCAGAACAGAAACACGGGAACGCCGAGCCCGATGAGGACGGTTCCGATGGCGGCATTGGTGGGATTCGAAAGCACCGAGCTCACGACGGCGAAGATCGAGATCAGGACGAAGAACGTGGGCGTCCAGGGGTATCCCCACACATACACGGCCGTCCCGTTTGGCGCTGCGCCCCGGCGGCGGTAGATGAAGAGTGTCGCCACCGTCAGCCCAAAGAAGATCCAGTCACCGAACACGACGTAGTCGAGAAGCTGACCATAGGTTCCGCTGAGAATCAGAACCACGGCCCAGATTCCCTGAACCACGATCGCTCCAGCGGGCGTGCGATATCGCGGATGGAGTCGAGCGGCGGCCGCGAAGAACACCCCGTCGTCCGCCATCGCCTGGTAGATCCTGGGGCCGGCAAGAATCACGAGACTCAGGAATCCGAACGTCGAGCACATGATTCCCACACCCATGAGGGAGCCGCCCATGGGACCGACGACTGCAGTCATCGTGTCGGCGGCGGGCGCCGTGCTACTCGCCAGCCCTTCGACTCCGAGCGCATGCAAGTAGGCAACGTTGGCGAGCATGTACACGGTCACGACGACGGTGACGCCGGCAAGGAGCGCTCGCGGAAGGTTTTCTTCCGGACGCGCGATCTCACCTGCCACATGATTCGAGTGCTGCCAGCCTCCATACGAGAAGAGCACGGGTAGGAGCGCCGCACCCACAATGCCGAGCAAACCCCCACTTCCAGCCGCGTCCGGTTCTGTGCTTGCGAGAGCATCGAGCTCGCCCCCCCTTGATACGAAGATGAGGCCGGTCGCGATGAGCGCTGCCAGCGCGGCCAGTCGAAGCACGGTGAAGATGTTGATCGTCGTTGCGCCGGGTCGGATCCCGAGAGTGTTGATCGCAGAGAGAAGAAACAGCGCCCCGATGGCGACCGGCTTGATGTACAGCTCGGGGAGAGCGGCCAGCCGGCAGGCGTAACCGGCGAACGTCATCCCGACCGCCGCGATACCGCCGCTGTTCACCACGACCAGATACGTCCAGCCATACAAGAACGCAGGCAGCGGACCGAAAACCTCCCTCAGGTATACGTAGCTGCCACCCGCCTGTGGGTGGCGGGCCCCGAGCTCGCCGAAGCACATCGCGCCGATGAGCGCCACCGCACCTCCGATCGCCCAGACCGTGAGCGTCAACCCTGCGGTGCCAGTGCGTTCGGCAACGATGGATGGATTGAGGAAAATGCCCGCACCGATGATGCCGCCGATCACGAGCATCGTGCCGTCGAACAGATTGAGCCGGCGATCGTAGGTCGTGCGCGATTCGGCCAAGCGGCGATGCTACGATGCAGGATTCAATAGAGCAACCTGGCGCAGGAAATCTGCTGCTTTCGGCAGTGGCACCCGGCGGGCTCCAATTCTCGGCTGTAGACGGCGAGCTGCCGCGTTGGTGTCCGAATGGGAATTTACTCGAGGGCTTCGCGGATTTGCTCGAGCGCGGCCGGGTCCTCGATGGTCGTCAGATCGCCGGGATCGCGCTTCTCGGCGAGCGCCTGGATCGTCCGGCGCAGCACCTTGCCCGAGCGCGTCTTGGGAAGCGCCGTGACGAAGAACACCCGCCCAGGGCGACCGATGGCGCCGAGCTGCCTGTCGACCGTCTGCAAGACCTCGCGTTCCAGCTTCTCGCGCGCCTCATTCGTCGCGATCGACGCCGGGTCCTTGACGACGGCGAAGGCCACGGGGAGCTGTCCCTTCAACGAATCCGTGACGCCGACGACCGCGCATTCGGCGACGCCCGTGTGCATGTTGATCGCTTCCTCGATCTCGCGCGTGCCGAGGCGATGCCCCGCCACGTTGATCACGTCGTCGGTGCGGCCGAGGATGAAGTAGTAGCCGTCTTCGTCGCGG
The Vicinamibacteria bacterium genome window above contains:
- a CDS encoding pyridoxal phosphate-dependent aminotransferase, encoding MSQRPLESPYIAWAKAHHGVRYNLASSGVPPPPLSALQMSADDWALTEDHEDGWMPLRERIADRYGVTAQHVVVAAGASMANHLVCALFLEPGDVALVEHPGYEPLRLLPSYFHADVDSFGRSRDTGYRLDPKRIEDRLTKRTRLVILSNLHNPSGRLAARSTMKAIGRLAEERNFHVLVDEVYLEWLHDKGERTATLLSPRFVTTRSLTKAYGLDAARAGWILADPPIAERLRRLVDLFSVKTAHASERLALKAFEHVAELSSAPTKAVTANLGLVEAFVAEQSELSWTPPDAGTVGFVQLRGVSVDDLVEELKARDTLVAPGRFFGEPDSFRIGFGMNPPVLEEGLARFKEALRAAKAKKA
- a CDS encoding amino acid permease, yielding MAESRTTYDRRLNLFDGTMLVIGGIIGAGIFLNPSIVAERTGTAGLTLTVWAIGGAVALIGAMCFGELGARHPQAGGSYVYLREVFGPLPAFLYGWTYLVVVNSGGIAAVGMTFAGYACRLAALPELYIKPVAIGALFLLSAINTLGIRPGATTINIFTVLRLAALAALIATGLIFVSRGGELDALASTEPDAAGSGGLLGIVGAALLPVLFSYGGWQHSNHVAGEIARPEENLPRALLAGVTVVVTVYMLANVAYLHALGVEGLASSTAPAADTMTAVVGPMGGSLMGVGIMCSTFGFLSLVILAGPRIYQAMADDGVFFAAAARLHPRYRTPAGAIVVQGIWAVVLILSGTYGQLLDYVVFGDWIFFGLTVATLFIYRRRGAAPNGTAVYVWGYPWTPTFFVLISIFAVVSSVLSNPTNAAIGTVLIGLGVPVFLFWKRKDG